Below is a window of Escherichia coli DSM 30083 = JCM 1649 = ATCC 11775 DNA.
TGTCGTGGTGCCATCGACCATAAACAGCACGCGGTCTGCCTGTTCAATTTCCTGCCATGCGCGCTCGATACCAATACGTTCAACTTCGTCACTGGCTTCACGTAGCCCGGCGGTATCGATGATATGCAACGGCATTCCGTCAATGTGGATATGCTCACGCAGCACGTCACGCGTGGTTCCGGCGATATCGGTTACGATTGCTGCTTCACGGCCCGCCAGCGCGTTCAGCAGGCTCGATTTACCGGCGTTAGGACGTCCGGCAATCACCACTTTCATCCCTTCGCGCAACAAACTACCCTGACGAGCTTCGGCGCGTACCGCGTCGAGATCGGCAATTACGTTATTGAGCTGGGCTTCAATTTTGCCGTCGGAGAGGAAATCGATCTCTTCATCCGGGAAATCAATTGCCGCTTCGACGTAAATGCGCAAGTGGGTGAGGGCTTCCACCAGATGGTTGACCCGTGCGGAGAACGCGCCTTGCAGCGAGTTTAGCGCCGAACGGGCCGCCTGTTCCGAGCTGGCGTCGATAAGATCCGCAATCGCCTCGGCCTGGGCTAAGTCGAGTTTATCGTTCAGAAATGCGCGTTCGGAAAACTCACCAGGGCGGGCAATCCGCAGGCCGGGAATGGTCAGAATGCGTTTTAACAGCAGGTCGAGGATCACCGGACCGCCATGACCTTGCAGTTCCAGCACATCTTCGCCGGTGAACGAGTTCGGGCCAGGGAACCATAGCGCAATCCCCTGATCGAGCACGCTGCCATCGGCGTCTTTAAACGGAAGATAATCGGCGTAGCGTGGCTTAGGCAGTTTACCCAGCACGGTTTCGGCAACTTCACGGGCTTTGAGGCCGGAGATGCGCAGGATGCCAACGCCGCCACGTCCCGGAGGCGTGGCCTGGGCTACGATAGTGTCATTATCGCTCATGATGTTCCTGTTGCTTTGTGTGGCGGATGTGCGGTGCTTATCCGCCCTACGAAAAGAAAAAAGGCGGTCAACTGACCGCCCTTATTTTAGCGAAAACTCACCGAATCAGGATTTTTTCTTCTCGCGGCTATGCAGGCCACGTTTTTCCAGACCACGGTAAATCAGCTGCTGCTGAATAATGGTTACCAGGTTGCTGACGATATAGTACAGCACCAGACCTGACGGGAACCACAGGAAGAACACAGTGAAGATGACCGGCATAAAGGTCATGATCTTCTGCTGCATCGGGTCGGTCACAGTGGTCGGCGACATCTTCTGAATGAAGAACATCGTTACGCCCATCAGGATCGGCAGGATGTAGTACGGGTCCTGTGCAGACAGGTC
It encodes the following:
- the mnmE gene encoding tRNA uridine-5-carboxymethylaminomethyl(34) synthesis GTPase MnmE translates to MSDNDTIVAQATPPGRGGVGILRISGLKAREVAETVLGKLPKPRYADYLPFKDADGSVLDQGIALWFPGPNSFTGEDVLELQGHGGPVILDLLLKRILTIPGLRIARPGEFSERAFLNDKLDLAQAEAIADLIDASSEQAARSALNSLQGAFSARVNHLVEALTHLRIYVEAAIDFPDEEIDFLSDGKIEAQLNNVIADLDAVRAEARQGSLLREGMKVVIAGRPNAGKSSLLNALAGREAAIVTDIAGTTRDVLREHIHIDGMPLHIIDTAGLREASDEVERIGIERAWQEIEQADRVLFMVDGTTTDAVDPAEIWPEFIARLPAKLPITVVRNKADITGETLGMSEVNGHALIRLSARTGEGVDVLRNHLKQSMGFDTNMEGGFLARRRHLQALEQAAEHLQQGKAQLLGAWAGELLAEELRLAQQNLSEITGEFTSDDLLGRIFSSFCIGK